The genomic window GCAGCCTACTCTAAAGATATTTCTTGAAAGACTCAAAAATGAAATCACAAGACTGACAACTGTGAAGACACTAACTTTGATTGCAGGTTCCTCTCTGAAAATAGATCTTAGGCCAGTTCTGGCTGAAGGGGTACCAATATTGACCTCTTTCTTAAGAAAGAATCACATGCCTTAAAACTTATGACTTTACTTGCTTTGGACATCATAATTAAGAACTATAGCGACTGCCTCAAGCCTGCCATGATTGAATCTGTTGTTAGTGAGCGTCCGTCTTTAATTGGGGAAAATGATATGCATATTTCATTGGCTCAGTGGCTATAGTGCTCCTCAGCTGCTTGACAAAGGTCTGCCCTTCCTCTTTGTCCAAGATCAGTGGGTCTGTTTTGCCTGAAGTCTTTAATTTGGTCCATTCCCCGTTACTGCAGGGAGGAGCAATGAATGCCATTCTAGATTTCTTCCAAGCTTTGGTTGTAACCAAAGCAGGTAACATGGGTTTCAATGAGCTTCTGAAACATTTAACAGGTCCTTTCTATGGCTCCCAAAAGTCTTGTGGATCTACCATTATGCACAGACAGTCCTACTACTCTGTGGCGAAGTGTGTGGCAGCGCTTTCTTCAACCTGTCCGAAGGAAGCAATAAATATGGTAAATCACTTCATTCAAGATGTTAAAAACACAGAGTCGTCATAGGACATACTATGAACCTTGGTAGACAGAAAGAGTTAAAAACAGTCATCCTTGAGGCATTTTCTTCCCCAAACGAAGAAGTAAAATCGGCTGCATCTTACGCTTTAGGTAACATTTGTGTGGGTAACCTGAACAAATACCTTCCCTTCATGCTAAATGAGATTGGAAGTCAACCGAAGAGACAGTACCTGCTTCTTCACTCCTTAAAAGAGGTCATCAGCTCTTCTTCTGCGGAGGCCTTGAAGCCTTATGTGGAGGACATCTGGACCTTGCTGTTCAAGCACTGCGAGTGTTCAGAGAAGGGGGCACGCAATGTGGTTGCAGAGTGTCTGGGAAAACTCACCCTTGTAAATCCTGCCCATTTACTACCCAGGCTAAAGAAACAGCTGACTTCACGTAAATATAGTGAACAATGAACTCTATGGCTAACTATCTGGTTATGAGAGATAATTTGCTGACAGATTTCGGTTCATATCACCAGTAAATCAAgtgagtttattattttttttccatgacAAAGGAGCCAAAAAGTATTCTTCACTCCGCTCATCAAGTTTATTTAATTGATGCCGACTGTATCAATTACTATACAGGGATATTAAATTAAACAGAGGTGCTGCATATGTGGTAAAGAAATACAAGGGTAGCATATGCAGCACTCTTATTTAGTTTAGCATCCTTGTATGGTAATCCATCGGCCACTGAACTTGATAAACACTATGCAGAGCTTGGATTGTGTCCAGTTTTATAAAAGTAGTACCTTTTACATTTCAGGTTCACCATATACCTGGAGCACTGTAGTCACTGCAATAAAGTTTACTATTACAGACCAGCTTCTGCCAATAGATGCACTTTTAAAGGGATGCATAGGTAAGTCTTCTTGTACTGGTGTGCAGTACTTGTTCAATACATCATTACAAGGCTTAACATAGAGCAGTGTGATTTTCAACATGCGTGACCCTGTTCATTTTCTCAAGGGGATTTCCTGAAGACATTACAAGACCCTGATCTGAATGTCAGACGTGTGGCCTTGGTGATGTTTAACTCTGCTGCTCACATCAAGCCTTCCTTAATCTGAGACCACTTGGACAGTGTGCTTCCCCATCTCTACAATGAAACTAAAATCAGAAAGGATCTCATTCGGGAGGTATGTACAGCATGGTGAGAGCCCACACAGATGCATCGTGCAAATCAATTCTATAAAAATAACAGGCACTGCATGAAGCAGAACTAAGTAGGACACACTTAATGGGCTACCTGGTCATATtgtgggatcctttaagacctaaTTTGGAGaccaatcagctactaggaatctAACAAGCTTTGATGGGCCACATGGTCTCcttgtttgtaaagtttcttCTTCTCATATGTTAAGGTTTTCAATGCTACGTGTTTTactggatctcattttggaatccaGTCATTTTTCATGGCTTCAAACCCAACAACAGAATGACAGAATCATAGTATTCCCCATAGTGCTCTGTTTCTAAGTTTGCTAACATGTGTAATGATACATGAAAACCCATTTGGTAACTGTGACTTTGTTTCTAGGTGGAAATGGGCCCTTTCAAACACACAGTGGACGATGGCCTGGATGTGAGGAAAGCTGCTTTTGAGTGCATGTACACCCTCCTGGATAGCTGTCTGGATCGGATGGATATCTTCGAATACCTGAACCATGTGGAAGATGGGTTGAAAGATCACTATGATATCAGGGTATAACACAGCAAGACACCTGCTTTAGGTCTGTATTTTACACATATAGCCAGCAGAAACGTGCACAAAATCTGAACATCAATTCCTCTTTCAAATTCTTATATTACTATGCAATTCTAATGAAAATCATGCATGGCAGaccataaaatgtaattgttgcaTTGTCCTTGTAATGGCTATGCTACAAGGTAAGTGGTTGTTTTTGCATTGCATGCAGTAGTAATAAATTGTAGTGGTAATATGTTTGTTTCTATAAGTTAATGTTCAACCATGTTTAGAATATTCCAAAGACCATGATACAATATCCATGACCTGCATTAGATCTGGACCACTTTCTCTTGTTTAGATGCTGACATTCATTATGCTGGCTCGCTTGTCTACCATGTGCCCCAATGCTGTCATGCAAAGACTGGACCGACTGGTGGAACCACTTAGAGCAACCTGCACCACAAAGGTAGCATGTACCTTGTTTCtatttacctggctttgaacttacTTTGAgcttcaaatcatgtgacaatgtgacctttcaactctaccAGACCCACCTACTCCCTGTCGAATGTAGAGTAATTGGGAGGCAGGGATTATAAAATGTCACAATGtgacatgatttgaatggaataaaaacaaagtcCATAACAAAATATTCATGACACTAAAACGGTGTTAAGCTTTATGAATAGTGcctgttataaaaatataatgcTACAATGTAAATCACAAGCAAACAACACAAACTTGCATGCCATTCTAAATCAAACAAGTCTCAATGGTTATATCTATTACTAATTGCTGGCCTGTCCCAAATTGCTTGATGTACCAATCCTCTGTACAGGTTTACTTGTTGCAtacaatgataaaaataaatgttcaaagaGTATAAAAAACTGGTAAATGTAGTTTACTGTAGGAAAGTGGTTCAGATGTATCATGATAAACATATATGAAAGGTTTCTTACTGTTTTGCAAACTAAATACAAGGCAAGGTTGgacattaaaaacactgaaaaaaagctGAAGGGCCATCTAGTCTTGAGGATCTACTGTCTTGCAAGAAGACAGCTTTTCTGTATTACAGAATAAATGCCAGGATGTCATAATGAAAAGAGCCCCTGTAAACGCCAGCTGTGTTGCGTTGCAGGTGAAGGCTGGCTCGGTGAAGCAGGAGTTTGAGAAGCAGGATGAGCTGAAACGCTCGGCCATGCGGGCTGTAGCAGCGCTGCTCACCATCGCAGAGGCACAGAAGAGTTCTGTTATGTCAGACTTCACCTCCCAGATCAGGGCCAACAGCGAAATGGCTTCCATCTTTGAAAGCATTCAGCTCCTCCACTGCCGCCACAGAAACAACGGACACCAGCTAAAATCAGTCTGTCCATTACCAGATCGAGAATGCTGTGGTTTGAAACCGTCTAACATTAAGGCACCGTTTTCAAATGAGAAGTGATCAACTTAACCAGTTTGGTAAGTTTTTATGGTAtattgtaatgctgtaaacatgaGGGGGATATAATAAAACACCTTTAAGAATATTATGCCAGATGATGTGACTTTTATGCAACTCTGCTTGGATTGCAAGTATCTTGTATATATTCATAGTCTGTGAAATTCAAAACAGTTGCGAGGAAATTTGCTAATATTGCAAGGCTGAGGAAATTAATAAGTTTAAATGAATCTATACAGAAATTTCATAGGTTAAAGTAGCAATTACaagtattatcattttttatatttactggAAAAAGAAATAGAAGTTACATGCATTTGTTATATAAAGGTTGGGCTCCTAATATGTACACCAATAGGCAAATTTCAAttgtatacatatttataataCTATAATACAGCCTTAGAACGTAAAAGCAGGgagacttgttttttttactggaatacaaacagacttgttttctgatatttcAAGGTGGAGAGCGCTttgtcttttttccccccaagttTGTGTGGAATGTTGCTGCATGAATGAATTGCTGAATTTCTGCATGTGGGGAACAACAAACATCTTCCAGCTGCCTGTGTGTATCATACTTGAGAGCTAGAAGAATCACAGTTGACTACATATGCTTACAGTGGCAAAGCAGGGTTGCCTGTGTGGTTCCTAGAGAGATCACTGTTTACATACAATGACCTCTATGTACACATTGAAAAGCTACTTTAAGATTAAAGGAAGGCTGAATTAAGGCAATtgctgcaaatttttttttttttttttttttttttttttttttttaaagttcaggcAATCCTTTAAGTTTTGTCTGAGTGACAATTGTTTTCAATACACTTATTATAAAGCTTATCATAGATCTTTggttatcacttttttttttttaacctgtttggTGGGTTTTAACCCTAGTATTAAATAATCCGTTTGTGGTGAAATCCTACTTTTTTGGGTTTAACTATGAAAACAGACCctgtttattattaatgtataacattacagtacattcaatTAAATGAAGTTTGGATGAGGTCACAGGGGTGATTGACATGTTACAGATGTCTCCATGGAAACAAGAACGTGTCTTAAATCGGATGATATCTAGTTATCGgatatatttaatttgtatctAGGTTTGGACGTGATTGAGTTCTACAGAACAGGTAAACAACTTTCTTCTTATGAAAATAGAGAATCTGTAAGTTGAAAGTCAAAAATTAGGATTCTACGTCATTTTGTACCGATTTCCACGAGTGCagctcatcactacaaaatggcatgtaaacaacaGTAAAACGcgtgtttctcttgctacaaagtTGGAAATAGTTCAagctagtgaaaaaaaaaaaaaaaacaactgactgaCAAATAGAACAATTTGGCGTTcgccattctgttaaataattttgtaggGGTGGCAttaaatttagtttgacagtttttaaaaaaaaattcttactaTAACATACACTTGCTTAgtaatgtttcttttaattattccgtttatttcatatgttgataCATGCGAGTCCtaacaagtaataaatatttatggatttatagtgtctggtggtcaactccatcttagagaacaGTTCACCTGCTTCTCCGAGAGGTGTTCTCTTAGCTAGagactaacaaaaaaaataacaattaagtCATATGAATGGCagggtttttgatttttttttttttttttttttttttttttaattgaaacaggtAAGGATCAAGCAACACAGTTTATTCATTCTCTTCACTGCGTAGTCTTGCATTTGGATTGGTGACCTTGATAGCCAGTTGTGCGGCTCTCTCAACAATGATCTTTCGGTTCTTAGAGGAGACATTGTGGGCAATCTCTGCACAGTGGGTtctaagaaagtaaaaaaaacaaacaaagttcaTGTCACTCTTATACTCATCTTTGGCTCCAAGGAGTGGGATTCAAAAAGGCCATCACGAGCAGTCCTCCTAGTGCTGTTACTTCATGATGCATTATATCATTAATGAGACCGAGCCTTCACGTGCACAACATTTGACAACTGATAGATCCAAGTATATATCACTCAGTTAACACCAGAAAAATGTgtacattctaaaataaacttcCCTATGGCTCCTCAAATGTTCTGTATATACTTACTTACCAGGTTGTTTTAATTAAGTGATTTGTTGCAGATTATCTTCCACCTGATAGCTAAGAAGTGAGCTACAGATGGAACGGGTATGTCCTCTGCTGTGCTCTCCCTCTGGTATCTGAAGCTGAGGGGGTATAGCAGACCTCGCCAGCTATGATCCAAGGAGGGAAGCAAAGATGCAACACCTACTGTTCACATCGTCTGTTGCTGTAATCTTCCACTGTACCTTAACTGTAGTTGCCTAGCTGTGAACTACACTACACAGGTATAGTAGTCCAGAAAACTAGACTCACCAGGCAgaataagagaaaaataaaacaatgatttgACAGTTACTAAATCCCTTTACATTAAACAACGGATTTAGATAATCCTACAggaatgtacattttatttgagtGCTTCTTTTAGACTTTAGGTATTGGTAAAGCTTACTTGTTGCTCATCATGAGGACCTCGAGTTCTTTGATGTTGTGTACCAAAAACTTTCTGAATCCAGTTGGGAGCATGTGCTTTGTCTTCTTGTTGCTTCCATAACCGATGTTTGGCATCAGAATCTGGCCCTTGAACCTCCTGCGCACTCTGTTGTCAATACCTCTGGGTTTACGCCAAtttttctaaagtaaaaaaaaaatagtaataagtTAGCAAACCAGGAAGActagtgaaacaaacaaaaccaagacAGATGCTACTCACTGACAGACATTTTTAGGTGGAAGCAACAGTCTGTACTTAAACCAAGAAATAAAGTGAATCCACTCTTAAAATCGTGCCTTACCTTGACCTTGACATATCGATCAGACTGATGGCGGATGAACTTCTTGGTACGTTTCTTAACGATCCTCGGCTTGATGAGAGGCCTGAGGTTTACCATGGTGCctacatatgaaaataaaaaggtatattttACAATACTGATAAAAGACCACAGTTGAAAGAATATACAGATTTCGGACAAATGCAGCAGCAAATGACAAGTTAGCcaacttttttttacaaaagat from Polyodon spathula isolate WHYD16114869_AA chromosome 16, ASM1765450v1, whole genome shotgun sequence includes these protein-coding regions:
- the LOC121328819 gene encoding 60S ribosomal protein L32 is translated as MVNLRPLIKPRIVKKRTKKFIRHQSDRYVKVKKNWRKPRGIDNRVRRRFKGQILMPNIGYGSNKKTKHMLPTGFRKFLVHNIKELEVLMMSNKTHCAEIAHNVSSKNRKIIVERAAQLAIKVTNPNARLRSEENE